In the Flavobacteriales bacterium genome, TGACGAGTATGTGCATAGGGCCGAGAACAAAGCGCGGCAATCGGGTGACATAACGTAACACGAGCAATGTGAAACTCAGTAGTATGGGCATGCACAACAGATCGCCTAGATAGGAGTTGATCCACTCTGGACTCGAGTGCTCAGAGAACCGGACCAGTAAATGGACGCTGTAGATCAATGTCAATAGTCCGAGTATGATCCTGCCTGATCGGGTCATCCGGGAGTCCAAGCAATGAGGAACATGAAGAAGGAGATGATGCTGAAGAAGACGAACCAGACAGAATATCCGAGCCAATATAGCCCTCTGATGATCAGCCAGTCCGAGTTCTTCATACGATCAAAGAAGGTGTCGAGTAAGTGACCTGCAGCTGGGGCTTTTTCTTGCGATCGTCTCAAGTCGGCTTCTTCTCTGAGAAGCTCGGGGTCGAGTATCTTTCCACAGGTTTGGCAGTGACTGCCTCCAGCATTCCACGTGTTGCAATCGGGGCACCTTCGTTGGATAGACATGAGCACAAATGTAGAGCATCTCTGCACGGAATAAGTGTGCAAGCGCTTCTCTCAGCATGACCAGAATGGTAAAAGGGAGATGAGCCGATTCGCTAGCAATGCATTAGTTTTATCGGCATGGGTCTTCGCATTACATCTTGCTTTCTTGCTCTGATAGCGCTTTCAGCAGTAGACCAAGAGATGGTAGGTCAGACCCCGACCGACCAAGATTGTCTGGGGGCTATCCCTATATGTGAAGACATCTACGTGCAGGACAATGCCTATTCGGGAGAAGGGAATTACCCGAGTGAATTGGGCCTGGGCCTAGGGTGTAATTTCCAAGAGACCAATTCGGTCTGGTACACCTTTACTATCCAAGAAGATGGTCTCTTCAGCTTCATCCTTACACCAGTAGAAGAGTCTGATGATTATGATTGGGCCCTATTCAACCTCACCGATGCCAGCTGTGCAGATATCGCTACGGATGCCAGTCTGGAAGTCAGTTGCAACAGCTATGGGGAATTCGGAAACAATGGACCGACAGGCATCAGCTCGGCCAATGGAGGTACGGGTAACAGCAACGGTCCCGGCAACACCAATGGGCCGCCCTTCAATGCCGACCTTCCTGTCTCAGCAGGGGAAGTCTACGCTCTTGTGGTCATGGATTGGAGCGGCACACCCACGGGCTACACCCTGGACCTCACTAACACGACTGCGAGCATCTATGATGATCAAGGCCCTCAGATAGCCTCAGCAGAAATGCACTGTGACAATACCATAGATGTCATCTTCAATGAGAATGTGGTCTGTTCCTCATTGGACAATGTCAGTTGGGAACTGGTCGATCAATCCGGAACGGCTCTCACCGCCTCCTCCTATGAATCGGAATGCACATCTGATGAAGGACTGATAGTAGGAATCACCTTGGTCTTCGATGAGAATATTGTTCCTGAAGATGGTCTGGAGGCCTATACACTCAATATTATCAACGATATAGGTAATGTATTCGATGCCTGCGGGAATGAAGTAGAACTGGAGGACTTGGATTTCGAATTCTCCAGTGTACCGATAGAGGCGATCCCTCAGGTGATCGATGCAGATTGCGATGCCGATAATGGTCAAGTAGATGCAAGCACGGTGCTCAATGCTACTGCTCCGATCACCTATGACCTGAGCGGCATCAGTCAGGCCACTCCGATCTTCAATGGACTTGCGCCCGGTATGTATACGCTTACAGTGACGGATTCCGATTTCTGTACGGATCAAGT is a window encoding:
- a CDS encoding T9SS type B sorting domain-containing protein, with the protein product MGLRITSCFLALIALSAVDQEMVGQTPTDQDCLGAIPICEDIYVQDNAYSGEGNYPSELGLGLGCNFQETNSVWYTFTIQEDGLFSFILTPVEESDDYDWALFNLTDASCADIATDASLEVSCNSYGEFGNNGPTGISSANGGTGNSNGPGNTNGPPFNADLPVSAGEVYALVVMDWSGTPTGYTLDLTNTTASIYDDQGPQIASAEMHCDNTIDVIFNENVVCSSLDNVSWELVDQSGTALTASSYESECTSDEGLIVGITLVFDENIVPEDGLEAYTLNIINDIGNVFDACGNEVELEDLDFEFSSVPIEAIPQVIDADCDADNGQVDASTVLNATAPITYDLSGISQATPIFNGLAPGMYTLTVTDSDFCTDQVDITVGQPDPPVITSLTSTPVTCGFGCTGTISIGSNTALTYSIDGGINSSPDGEFLDVCEGEYNVVVSSGNNCEATASIQVGVTSPLDAEMRVDPLQASIFDPVFDLYNLTEGAAEVEWFIGHPSNYYTMEGDTLSYRFDNPIPGYYDVMLQITDSAGCMSETQLQIRLLAEFVAYIPNSFSPNGDGINDTFLPVLDGFVRDKYRLTIYDRWGNVVFETDDPQQAWLGEVADGEYYPSVQTFHYVLSAQPISASGKELRRGTITMIR